A genomic stretch from Telmatocola sphagniphila includes:
- a CDS encoding response regulator, with protein sequence MKVLLAEDNPDNQKIICFFLRQASLFVEVVDTGEKAIQAALKGDFDFILMDMQMPQMDGYTATRTLRQRGHLKPIIALTAHSRSSAEKKCLESGCDGFLSKPLDMEKIAQLLKKLVPDESQLAKAPTVVIHPMKPAQQVQIRKEIPEDLQRLQEAYINSLTNKVAELVAAAENNDRSLIAEASHRLRGSAGMYGLIDIAETACMVEDACREGRDLDLLSDLIQELRDLSNLLLGV encoded by the coding sequence ATGAAAGTACTCCTGGCCGAGGATAATCCAGACAATCAGAAGATTATCTGCTTCTTTTTGCGTCAAGCTAGCCTTTTTGTAGAAGTAGTAGACACAGGAGAAAAAGCGATCCAAGCGGCTTTGAAAGGAGACTTTGATTTTATTTTGATGGACATGCAAATGCCCCAGATGGATGGCTATACAGCTACACGAACTCTTCGGCAGCGAGGCCACCTTAAACCGATTATTGCTTTGACGGCTCACAGCAGGTCTAGCGCAGAGAAAAAATGCCTGGAATCGGGGTGTGATGGCTTTCTATCTAAACCTCTCGACATGGAGAAGATAGCTCAGCTTTTGAAAAAACTCGTCCCTGACGAATCCCAACTCGCCAAAGCTCCTACAGTAGTAATACACCCGATGAAACCGGCTCAACAGGTTCAAATTCGGAAAGAAATTCCCGAAGATCTGCAAAGACTTCAAGAAGCTTACATTAACTCTTTAACCAATAAGGTCGCAGAGTTAGTAGCCGCTGCGGAGAATAACGATCGATCTTTGATAGCTGAGGCATCTCACCGGCTTCGGGGCTCCGCCGGTATGTACGGGCTGATCGATATAGCGGAAACGGCGTGTATGGTAGAGGATGCTTGCCGAGAGGGGCGGGATCTGGATCTGCTATCCGATTTGATTCAGGAACTAAGGGATCTGTCCAATTTGTTGCTTGGAGTGTAA
- a CDS encoding sensor histidine kinase produces MANATKRVVSYMGEQSAGVSQHQTNCRSEPQENAHQAVNLFLANMSHEFRTPLGAIIGYSDMLSFMSLNPGERAQVTRAITRNARHLLALINDILDLTKFEAGKMALEIIPFRLWRVVSEAVSAAEVKASEKNIQLDAIQSGDLPRMLTSDPTRLRQILDNLLANAIKFSDSGSKIQFHIALVSSGVASKNIQFVIKDQGPGMNREVLSRLFQPFMQADVSTTRRFGGTGLGLSICQRFATAVGGTISVRVSQGRNLILQYSYL; encoded by the coding sequence ATGGCGAACGCTACCAAACGAGTGGTGTCCTACATGGGTGAGCAGAGTGCAGGCGTTTCGCAGCATCAAACGAATTGTAGATCTGAGCCCCAAGAAAACGCGCATCAGGCCGTGAATTTATTCCTGGCTAACATGAGCCATGAATTCCGAACGCCCCTGGGTGCTATCATCGGTTACTCGGATATGCTGTCCTTTATGAGTTTAAATCCCGGTGAACGAGCTCAAGTTACACGTGCGATAACCCGGAATGCCAGACATCTACTTGCATTAATCAATGACATTTTGGATCTGACCAAATTCGAAGCCGGAAAGATGGCTTTAGAGATTATTCCGTTTCGACTTTGGCGAGTGGTCAGCGAAGCGGTTTCCGCAGCGGAGGTCAAGGCCTCTGAGAAAAATATCCAGCTCGATGCAATACAATCGGGCGATTTGCCTAGAATGCTGACGTCCGATCCCACTCGACTAAGGCAGATCCTGGATAATCTACTTGCGAATGCCATTAAATTTTCCGATTCCGGTAGCAAGATCCAATTTCATATTGCTCTCGTCAGTTCGGGTGTCGCCTCCAAGAATATCCAGTTTGTCATTAAAGATCAGGGGCCGGGAATGAACCGAGAGGTTCTCTCTCGACTTTTTCAGCCTTTTATGCAAGCGGACGTTTCGACTACTCGTCGGTTCGGAGGAACTGGTCTAGGACTGAGTATCTGTCAACGGTTCGCGACGGCAGTAGGAGGAACTATCAGTGTCAGAGTGAGCCAGGGAAGGAATCTAATTTTACAGTACAGTTACCTGTGA